CGCGAGTGTCGTCGTTGCAACAAATCGATGCGCAATATTATCTACCATGACCCCAAAACCTTCTAACGTACGCACTCCAAGAAGATGCATATCCCCCTTTTCAGCAAAGACAACTTCGTCAATGGTTTCAAAGCCCTCAACACGCAAAACCGCATAGCCCACTTCTCTTTCGACAAGTTGCTTGGTTGCCGTTTGAAAACTTCGTTTTCGAAGAGGTAAAACCCCTATTCCCATCAGGACCTCTGCCGGTAACCAGGTCAGCTCTGAGCCTGTATCTACGAGCACCTCAAGAGGCAAGGTGCTCTTTTTCAAATCAGATGGATGAAGCGCAATCACATTGACTTTAAATATACTCATACACAGACCTCCCTCACCAGCATTTTAGCATGTATCAGATTCCTGGACTCGATTTAGCAAAGAAGCAAATTGACCCCATTTTTTACACCACATCCGCAAAAAATAGTTCTTTTCTTCTAAAGTAAGACATATTTATCTTTGCACCTTGTCATGAAGAAACTCAGGAGCCAGATCCAAACCATTTTCCCAAACGATGGTATCCATTTCTACTTTAAACTTCTTAAACCTCTTTTCATCTTTTAACTCCTTGACGATCGACCTATGATCATGATGAACCATCTCATGCAAATCCACAATCCCCTCGATTTTATCATTAAAAAAAACCCTTATTTTAAAATTCTCTACATATTCTGCCTTGACAACCCAATACATTTTTATGCCCTCCTAAACCAATTGTATTGAACATGAAAATGGGGAGGAGAATGATCATTGAAGTACATACAAATAACCATCCCAAGAAACCTGCTTATTTCTGGCATCTCATACCCTCTTCTATAATTTTATTTTAGGCATATGCACTTGACTTAAAGATGTCGTCCATTTGTAGTCACCCCATTTATGGGGCCATGCATGGATTGCCCGATAAATCGGGCGACTACGCTTGACGGATCAAGAATACTTGAGTCAAGTGTATATGCCTTTTTTATTTTAATAAAACAATCCCTGTTTTCACCAAGTTTCGCCTTTGTCCATTCATGCTATTGATCCTGAGCACTCGCCTATCCTTACACCACATCCGCAAAAAAGCGCTCCGTCCTACGAAAATAAAAAAGTCCGCCCACAAAAATAATAACGGCCACAGCAACAGAAATTCCTAAAGAGCCCCAATGAATGGGTTGATGTGCGAGGAAACAGGCCCGATGGGCCTCGATTAAACCACTCATGGGATTGAGCATCAAAAGCCAGCGATATTTTTCTGGCACCATTGAAGCGGGATAAATGACCGGCGTTGCGAAGAGCATCAACTGAATAAAAAAGGGAAGCGCATATTGAATGTCCCGATATTTCACATTAAGCGCGGAAAGCCAAAGCCCCCACCCTGTCGCAGCGATCATCGAGAAGAAAACAATCGCGGGGAGCATGAGAAAAGACACACTGGGAGGAAAGCCGTAGTAAAACATCATGCCCAGGAGAATAACCACCGCAATGGCATAGTCCATCAATCCCGAAAGAGTGGCTGAAAGAGGGATCACAAGTCGTGGGAAATACACCTTGGTCAAGAGATTTGAACTCCCCACGAGACTCGCCCCTGAGTGAGAGAGGGCTCCTGAAAAATAAGTCCAAAGAAGAAGCCCTGAATAAGAAAAAATAGGATAAGGAACGCCATCCGAGGGAAGGCGGGCAATTTTTCCAAAGAAAATGGTGAATACGACCATGCTAAAGAAAGGTTGGATAATCGCCCAAAGAGCCCCCAAAACCGTTTGCTTATACCTGACCTTGATATCCCGCCAGGTCAGAAAATAGAGAAGCTCCCTAAAATCCCACAAGGCCTTCCAATCAATGGGAACCCATCCCTTGGAAGAACGAATGATGATTTTGGGAATAGAAGAAACCGATGAAGCTGATATTTCCTGAGCCATTATTCTCTTTTCATCTTTTTGAATTCATGATCTATTTCTTGAGCGCCTCTGCCAGAACATTCCAAACGTGGTTCAATTTGTTCAAAACTTCCTCATTAGGAAGCGGAATTTTTAAAATAGGCCGCCCGGTGTTCTGATCCTTTTCAACAAAAGATGAAAAAGAAGTTGATCCCGAAGAAGATTTTGAAATGACGTCTCTCAATTTTTCGAGCAGTGTAACACCCGCCGTCATCAGTTCATGCATGGGTTGAAGGGGCGCCTCAGCTCCCTCGGATTCTTGTTCCTCTCTTTCAAACTCTGAACCGGTGTCTTGCGTGACCTCTTTAGGCTCAAGCTTGGGGGCGACCCCAGAAGAAGACTTTGCCACAAGCTCCACCGTCTTCATAAAGCGCTTAAACCTGTCTTCTCCCATAAAGACCTCGCTTTGACCCCCATCCAAAACCCCTTCGAAAAGGGATCTCTTAAATTTGAGAAGTTTCAGCAACTCCTCTTCAATGGTCCCTGAAGAGATAAAGTGAACCACATGAACAGGTTTCTTTTGCCCCAGCCGATGAACCCTCGCGATACGCTGCTCCAAAACAGCCGGGTTCCAGGGACAATCCAAATTGATGACCATGGAGGCACATTGTAGATTGAGCCCCACACCCCCTGCGTCTGTGGAGAGAAACACTCTTGCCTTAGGATCGTGATGAAACCGGTGCAAGAGATCCTTGCGCTGCCGACTCGGCACCCCGCCATGCAAAGATTCAAATCCAACTCCAATCTCTTCGAGTCGTTCCGCTACCAAACGCGTCATCCTTTCCCACTGACTGAAGATCACGACCTTTTCTTCCTCTCGCTCAAATACCTCTTTTAGAAATGTCATCATCTCATCAATTTTAGGCCCTTTGCGAGTCTTCTCATCCAAAATAAACGTGTTATTACTCACCATGCGCATGGAATTGAGGCAAATCATCAAGATCTGCCGATCCTTTTCAGACAAAAATTTAAACCGCCGCCATTTGTTGACCAAACGACAAACGGTCTCGTAATTTTCCTGATGAATTTTCCATTGTTCTTCTGTGACCGGAACAAAAAAATGCTTCTCGATTCGGGGCGGCAACTGCTCAAGCACCTCTTTTTTGTGACGACGGATGAGAATAGAAGAGAGGCTCGAGCCAATTTCATGCAAGGACCGGTAGCCCACCACCTTTCCATTTTCATCCAAAACTTGATGCTTCTCCAAAAATCGAAAGAGCGGCCCCAATTTAAAACGATCCACAAATTCCACAATCGAGTGAAGTTCTTCAAGACGGTTCTCCAGAGGCGTTCCCGTAAGAACAAGCGCATAAGGAGATGCGATTCTCTTAATATTTCGAGCCGTTCTGGTTTTCCAATTTTTAATGCGCTGGGCCTCATCCAAAATCACCAAATCCGGGGAAAATTTTTGAATAACCTCTAAATCATTTTGAACCGCATGATAGGTCGCGATCTTAAAAAATTCAGGCCCCAAATATTGCTCTCTTCTCTTAAGAAAAGATCCCTCAATGGCGCATGCGGACCGCGTTGTAAACTTTTCTATCTCCGAGAGCCATTGATACTTTAAAGACGTTGGGCAAATGACAAGAACCTTCTCAATCCCAAATTCTTTCGCCATCAACTCGGCTGCCCCCATCGCTTGAATCGTCTTCCCTAACCCCATGTCATCCGCGATCAGGGCACGGCCTGCCTTTGCCGCAAAGAGAATGCCTTCCTTCTGATAGGGATAAAGCGAGGTCTTAAGAAGCGCATCCAAACGAGGGTCATGAACCCCTTGTGAATAC
This is a stretch of genomic DNA from Chlamydiota bacterium. It encodes these proteins:
- a CDS encoding DUF2442 domain-containing protein yields the protein MYWVVKAEYVENFKIRVFFNDKIEGIVDLHEMVHHDHRSIVKELKDEKRFKKFKVEMDTIVWENGLDLAPEFLHDKVQR
- a CDS encoding DUF4160 domain-containing protein; this translates as MPEISRFLGMVICMYFNDHSPPHFHVQYNWFRRA
- a CDS encoding ABC transporter permease — its product is MAQEISASSVSSIPKIIIRSSKGWVPIDWKALWDFRELLYFLTWRDIKVRYKQTVLGALWAIIQPFFSMVVFTIFFGKIARLPSDGVPYPIFSYSGLLLWTYFSGALSHSGASLVGSSNLLTKVYFPRLVIPLSATLSGLMDYAIAVVILLGMMFYYGFPPSVSFLMLPAIVFFSMIAATGWGLWLSALNVKYRDIQYALPFFIQLMLFATPVIYPASMVPEKYRWLLMLNPMSGLIEAHRACFLAHQPIHWGSLGISVAVAVIIFVGGLFYFRRTERFFADVV
- a CDS encoding DEAD/DEAH box helicase gives rise to the protein MIAKKSKKSRITSSERVPYYFKPANLSYEDWQKALRRQYALDQNFKVKNLNGHPVFSDFEVTNPQNQKVYKVAIRSEKIGLNYCSCPDFKINTLGTCKHIEYTLHQLKRKRGASAIFKQGFTPSYSSISLRYGMERKVVLRIGLRQIDSLKKLASGYFDENHVLLPQAYDHFEKFLEAVLRLDPQFRCYSDAFQFIVEMREDRRRRRLIEERYSQGVHDPRLDALLKTSLYPYQKEGILFAAKAGRALIADDMGLGKTIQAMGAAELMAKEFGIEKVLVICPTSLKYQWLSEIEKFTTRSACAIEGSFLKRREQYLGPEFFKIATYHAVQNDLEVIQKFSPDLVILDEAQRIKNWKTRTARNIKRIASPYALVLTGTPLENRLEELHSIVEFVDRFKLGPLFRFLEKHQVLDENGKVVGYRSLHEIGSSLSSILIRRHKKEVLEQLPPRIEKHFFVPVTEEQWKIHQENYETVCRLVNKWRRFKFLSEKDRQILMICLNSMRMVSNNTFILDEKTRKGPKIDEMMTFLKEVFEREEEKVVIFSQWERMTRLVAERLEEIGVGFESLHGGVPSRQRKDLLHRFHHDPKARVFLSTDAGGVGLNLQCASMVINLDCPWNPAVLEQRIARVHRLGQKKPVHVVHFISSGTIEEELLKLLKFKRSLFEGVLDGGQSEVFMGEDRFKRFMKTVELVAKSSSGVAPKLEPKEVTQDTGSEFEREEQESEGAEAPLQPMHELMTAGVTLLEKLRDVISKSSSGSTSFSSFVEKDQNTGRPILKIPLPNEEVLNKLNHVWNVLAEALKK